The proteins below come from a single Antennarius striatus isolate MH-2024 chromosome 18, ASM4005453v1, whole genome shotgun sequence genomic window:
- the ankrd12 gene encoding ankyrin repeat domain-containing protein 12 isoform X2 — MAKPGSDRDGAMVEKQGGKKSKEKLSPFTKTPKLDRSELLGKEGKTKSSMKRKLSFTNSPLRTEERDSDTDKDGPDKKKVKKEAGGKKSQANLLFGYPLSERKQMALLMQMTANSPDSTPSHPSQTTPAQKKVPSSASSRQKDKVNKRNERGETPLHMAAIRGDAKQVKELISLGADVNVKDFAGWTPLHEACNLGYYDVAKVLIAAGAEVNTQGLDDDTPLHDASSSGHKDIVKLLLRHGGNAFQANKRGERPVDVADSQELEQLLKAEVPLSDQDDSSSESEDPPSVNPSSVDDNMEDSDNEKDSDGKPVTKASSSGTGLDEYEFKDEEEEEDLSKALNDRHILRRELRQREREDRDRNHVAGKQSCKGDSASKLKRQKTSRVHCSSDTSSDEIESLSEKRNSPTCSQSSESVKTDPRSKKDSSEQKDKGKLKRKSKSQNKNKENQEDGKENSKTLVLSLATVAESTEKGREEDSFKMSFSPKDDSSVHLFHLSSIKSPKLNHSLTDKQTPLKQENAKLCISINDSSCPVDGVKYNHYTDTDYGTESSSAKGYKHKEKSKHHQKDPSVDGDDVHSSPHKDGSIGISIDSTEGALRNSDLDGKVVKKHKLKHKEKDKHRREYEAERGRHRQKEARKDSHRNLEFDREFWKENFFKSDETDEALPVKKEGEDNSSLQKASDSSPIKDERNAKEKQSIGKEKRLREEREKDKVMRKERKDAAGKEEKVKDSKLCERDERVDCYGAGRIPEETLQSNSLKEETEEKLISGVTADQEQLEPSEKGSREKTEKKLSGKEKDSDKMEKKHPDKEKRIKTDHNDKAELQNSVDRWKEKERTGSISCLLPGDKNFKDNEKLKSLSSTKKQEDSRKSKDKFEKRSDREKPDRDHNVGDHKEKERANSDKKAKPPEKTADHSKFDRSKEKDCDRKKRDKVRDGTSSNLKLLLEEKKSYLSDSGKFLSTKSKDEIVRAPEKDRDRRERDRDSDKHKDKDKERHRDRSQQARINKAKSSETDGDRAKSKVLPATRDTKPKEKRLVNDDLMQTSFERMLSLKDQEIEQWHRKHLEKIKQKERERLKQRPLTDAGKSKLKDRTKTEQCLNKDLMRSKSSEASDAHGRERPPKDGSGSRAMSLDGKSLPTISAKVMSVVENCLTRSPRPESERCSLMSRSVSLVSVASSEDSCQATSLTPRHVEYDSDMNLEASDSQPAFLQSSLVIQATRSPSAHDKDCNSAPDGSQSNRTPLSGRHDLPYLKAILDEDANSSTESKAVENVAKYSQPTEELKTREGTAETETLTSQQCPSSISDSLMGREGGPPQILSQDSESKTLAVPEMTGCQTGSAEQKILSSSDHPVSRDFHCLTKNAPAECNKDSDQPSIHTVCLSAELSAFTNTQASQLIEAVTVPETENLPQTELSGTDISDFKDKAMGIADGAEPETMETVSESFGADGLGSPVPSTSSHVPSSAAGESLLCFGTMRLEGESSQGDIDVSDQDCKKLRHLADTAGSCVDAQIEQKDSLPQASSRSESPEHKVEEMTDVLQSSESSSAVVSDTTEGSSVEGGLTTEGSSESKDEATSEPMDVTPADDKSESSSSSEEQSQSTVQSAGPTNSSGSTSGSCSPQSGDRDSDSSGAKVKLRSADEDMDIHVPHPRKRKMPKMSISQSCPMSQQEKERGQQSLAAIVDSVKLEEIQPYQTERANPYYEFLHIRKKIEEKRKVLCSVTPQPPQYYDEYVTFNGSYLLDGNPLSKLCIPTITPPPSLPEQLKEMFKQQEVVRMKLRLQHSIEREKLIVSNEQEVLRVHYRAARTLANQTLPFSACTVLLDAEVYNMPQDIQNDDGKTSVRDRFNARQFMSWLQDVDDKFDKLKTCLLMRQQHEAAALNAVQRLEWQLKLQELDPATYKSTSIFEIPEFYIPLVEVNDDFDLTPI, encoded by the exons ATGGCCAAACCTGGGAGCGACAGAGATGGAGCCATGGTGGAGAAGCAGGGTGGGAAGAAG AGCAAAGAGAAGTTGTCCCCATTCACCAAGACTCCAAAGCTGGACCGGAGTGAATTGTTGGGGAAGGAAGGGAAAACCAAGTCTTCCATGAAGCGCAAGCTCTCGTTCACGAACAGTCCGCTCCGGACCGAGGAGCGAGACTCTGACACTG ACAAAGATGGACCAGACAAGAAGAAGGTGAAAAAAGAGGCTGGGGGAAAGAAGTCACAAGCAAACCTCTTGTTTGGGTATCCTCTGTCGGAGCGGAAGCAGATGGCTCTCCTGATGCAGATGACTGCCAACAGTCCAG ACTCCACCCCCAGTCATCCCTCTCAAACGACCCCCGCTCAGAAGAAAGTTCCCAGCAGCGCCTCGTCTCGACAGAAGGACAAGGTCAATAAGAGGAACGAGCGAGGGGAGACTCCCCTTCACATGGCTGCCATCCGAGGAGACGCCAAGCAAGTCAAAGAGCTTATAAGCCTCGGAGCTGATGTCAACGTCAAAGACTTTGCAG GTTGGACTCCTCTTCATGAAGCCTGTAATCTTGGCTATTATGATGTGGCCAAGGTCTTAATAGCAGCAGGTGCTGAGGTCAACACACAAGGTCTGGATGATGACACGCCGCTCCATGATGCCTCAAGCAGTGGCCATAAAGAT ATTGTGAAACTGCTGCTTCGACACGGCGGTAACGCCTTCCAGGCGAACAAGCGTGGTGAGCGCCCCGTGGATGTAGCCGACTCTCAGGAGCTGGAACAGCTGTTAAAGGCAGAGGTGCCTCTGTCAGACCAAGATGATAGTTCGTCAG AATCTGAAGACCCACCATCTGTAAACCCATCCAGTGTTGATGACAACATGGAAGACTCCGATAACGAAAAGGACTCAGATGGTAAACCAGTAACAAAAGCATCGTCATCCGGGACTGGTTTGGATGAGTATGAGTTcaaggatgaggaagaagaggaggatctCAGTAAAGCCCTGAATGACAGACACATCCTCCGGCGGGAACTACGGCAGCGAGAAAGGGAGGACAGAGATCGGAATCATGTGGCAGGGAAGCAGAGCTGCAAAGGGGATTCCGCCTCAAAGCTGAAAAGGCAAAAGACGTCTCGTGTCCATTGTAGCTCCGATACCTCCAGTGATGAAATTGAGAGCCTCTCGGAGAAAAGGAATTCTCCCACCTGCTCCCAGAGTTCTGAGAGTGTCAAAACAGACCCAAGGTCTAAAAAGGACAGTTCTGAGCAAAAGGACAAGGGCAAACTAAAGAGGAAGAGCAAAAGccagaataaaaacaaggaaaaccaAGAGGATGggaaagaaaacagcaaaactTTGGTTCTCTCTCTTGCAACAGTGGCAGAGAGCACAGAAAAGGGTCGTGAGGAAGATTCCTTTAAGATGTCATTCAGTCCTAAAGATGATTCATCGGTCCATCTCTTTCATTTATCATCCATTAAGTCTCCAAAGCTGAACCACAGCCTAACGGATAAACAAACACCGCTCAAACAGGAAAATGCTAAACTGTGTATTTCCATCAATGACAGCTCATGTCCAGTTGATGGTGTCAAGtacaaccactacacagacacagactACGGCACTGAAAGCTCCAGTGCCAAAGGgtataaacacaaagaaaaaagtaaacatcATCAGAAAGACCCCAGCGTAGATGGTGACGATGTTCATTCCAGTCCTCACAAGGATGGCAGCATAGGAATCAGTATCGACAGCACCGAAGGCGCCTTACGAAACAGTGACTTGGATGGTAAAGTAGTGAAAAAGCATAAACTTAAACACaaggagaaagacaaacacaggagAGAATATGAGGCGGAGCGGGGCCGCCACAGGCAGAAGGAGGCCAGGAAAGATAGTCACAGGAATTTGGAGTTCGACAGAGAGTTCTGGAAAGAGAATTTTTTCAAAAGTGATGAGACCGATGAAGCTCTGCCGGTGAAAAAGGAAGGTGAAGACAACAGCTCGCTTCAAAAGGCCTCAGATTCGTCGCCTATCAAAGATGAGAGAAacgcaaaagaaaaacaatcgaTCGGCAAGGAGAAGAGGCTGAGAGAGGAGCGTGAAAAAGACAAGGTAATGAGAAAAGAACGGAAGGACGCTGCTGGTAAAGAGGAAAAGGTAAAGGATTCAAAGCTTTGCGAGCGTGATGAGAGGGTGGACTGCTACGGCGCAGGGCGAATTCCTGAGGAGACGCTACAGAGCAACAGCTTGAAAGAAGAGACGGAAGAGAAACTCATAAGTGGAGTCACAGCTGATCAAGAACAGCTGGAGCCCTCTGAAAAAGGCTCACGTGAGAAAACTGAAAAGAAGCTCTCAGGAAAGGAGAAGGACTCGGACAAAATGGAGAAAAAGCATCCTGACAAGGAGAAAAGGATTAAAACGGATCACAATGACAAAGCTGAGCTACAGAATTCAGTGGATCGCtggaaggaaaaagaaagaacggGATCAATTTCATGTCTCTTACCCGGAGATAAAAACTTTAAAGACAACGAAAAGCTGAAATCTTTATCCTCCACGAAAAAGCAAGAGGACAGCAGAAAAAGTAAAGATAAGTTTGAGAAACGTTCTGATAGGGAGAAGCCAGACAGGGATCACAATGTTGGGGATCACAAAGAAAAGGAACGCGCAAATTCTGACAAGAAAGCAAAACCTCCAGAGAAGACCGCAGATCATAGTAAATTTGACCGTTCGAAGGAAAAGGACTGtgacaggaaaaagagagataaagtAAGAGATGGAACTTCCTCCAATCTGAAGTTACTtttagaagagaagaagagctATCTGTCTGACAGCGGCAAGTTTTTATCGACAAAATCAAAAGATGAAATTGTTAGAGCGCCGGAGAAGGATCGAGACCGGAGAGAACGAGACAGAGACTCCGATAAACACAAGGACAAAGATAAGGAGCGGCACAGAGACCGCTCCCAACAGGCCAGAATCAATAAGGCCAAATCGAGtgagacagatggagacaggGCCAAATCAAAAGTCTTACCAGCAACACGAGACACCAAGCCCAAAGAGAAAAGGCTTGTGAATGACGACTTGATGCAGACGAGCTTCGAGCGCATGCTCAGTCTTAAAGACCAGGAAATTGAGCAGTGGCATCGGAAACACCTcgaaaaaatcaaacaaaaagagcGAGAACGGCTCAAACAGCGGCCTCTGACGGATGCTGGGAAATCTAAGCTTAAAGACAGAACAAAGACGGAACAATGTCTAAACAAAGACCTCATGCGCTCAAAGAGCTCCGAAGCCTCCGACGCACACGGCAGAGAGAGGCCTCCGAAAGACGGCAGTGGATCCAGAGCGATGTCGCTGGATGGAAAGAGTTTGCCCACCATCAGTGCCAAAGTCATGTCTGTGGTGGAGAATTGTCTCACCAGATCACCAAGACCGGAAAGCGAGCGCTGCAGCCTCATGTCCAGATCTGTGTCTTTGGTTTCTGTGGCAAGTTCTGAGGATTCATGTCAGGCGACATCATTAACGCCCAGACACGTTGAATACGACTCCGACATGAACTTGGAAGCTTCAGACTCTCAGCCTGCATTCCTCCAGTCTTCCCTCGTCATTCAAGCCACGAGATCGCCGTCCGCCCACGACAAAGATTGCAATAGCGCTCCCGACGGCTCGCAAAGTAATCGGACGCCGTTGTCTGGCAGACACGATTTACCGTACCTCAAGGCTATTCTGGATGAGGATGCCAACTCATCGACTGAAAGCAAAGCAGTTGAAAACGTGGCAAAATATAGCCAGCCCACTGAGGAGCTGAAAACAAGAGAAGGCACAGCGGAAACGGAGACCTTGACCAGTCAGCAGTGTCCGAGTTCAATTTCTGATTCACTCATGGGACGAGAAGGCGGCCCACCACAAATTTTAAGTCAAGACTCTGAGAGTAAAACTCTCGCAGTCCCAGAAATGACTGGCTGTCAGACGGGGTCAGCAGAGCAGAAAATTCTTTCCTCCTCAGATCATCCTGTTTCAAGGGATTTCCATTGTCTTACAAAGAACGCACCAGCAGAATGCAACAAGGATTCTGATCAACCATCGATACATACAGTTTGTCTGTCAGCTGAGCTGTCAGCATTTACGAACACACAAGCCTCACAACTAATAGAAGCAGTCACAGTTCCAGAAACTGAGAACTTGCCACAGACAGAATTGAGTGGCACAGATATTTCTGACTTTAAAGACAAAGCTATGGGGATCGCTGATGGAGCAGAACCAGAGACGATGGAAACCGTTTCAGAAAGCTTCGGAGCAGACGGTTTAGGAAGTCCTGTCCCATCCACCAGTTCGCACGTTCCCAGCTCCGCTGCAGGGGAGTCACTGCTGTGCTTTGGCACCATGAGGTTAGAGGGTGAAAGTTCTCAAGGGGATATAGATGTGAGTGACCAAGACTGTAAGAAATTAAGACATCTCGCTGACACTGCAGGTTCATGTGTCGATGCTCAGATAGAGCAAAAGGACAGTTTGCCCCAAGCATCGTCCCGTAGTGAGAGCCCTGAACACAAAGTGGAAGAAATGACTGATGTCCTGCAAAGCTCTGAGAGCTCTAGCGCTGTGGTTTCTGATACAACGGAGGGTTCATCAGTTGAAGGTGGTCTGACCACAGAGGGCTCCAGTGAGTCCAAAGACGAGGCCACGTCAGAGCCGATGGACGTGACCCCTGCCGACGACAAGTCAGAATCGTCTTCATCCAGTGAAGAGCAGAGTCAGAGCACCGTCCAATCAGCAGGTCCGACCAACTCCAGCGGCAGCACCTCTGGGAGCTGCTCTCCACAGTCCGGCGACCGGGATTCAGATTCTTCAGGGGCCAAGGTCAAACTTCGTTCTGCAGACGAGGACATGGACATCCACGTGCCTCACCCACGCAAGAGAAAGATGCCTAAAATGTCGATCTCACAGTCGTGCCCCATGAGCCAACAGGAGAAGGAGCGAGGCCAGCAGTCTTTGGCTGCTATCGTGGATTCTGTCAAGCTGGAGGAGATTCAGCCCTACCAGACAGAGAGGGCCAACCCTTATTATGAATTCTTGCATATCCGGAAGAAGATCGAGGAGAAACGCAAAGTGTTGTGCAGCGTCACGCCCCAACCGCCACAGTATTATGATGAATACGTCACCTTTAATGGATCCTATCTCTTAGATGGGAACCCACTCAGCAAGCTCTGCATACCAACA ATAACACCTCCACCATCGTTACCTGAGCAACTGAAAGAGATGTTTAAACAACAGGAGGTTGTTCGTATGAAATTAAGACTGCAACACAGCATTGAGAGG GAAAAGCTGATTGTTTCAAATGAACAAGAAGTTCTACGAGTCCATTACCGGGCAGCTCGAACACTAGCCAATCAGACGCTTCCTTTCAGTGCCTGTACAGTTTTGTTGGATGCTGAAGTCTACAACATGCCCCAAGACATCCAG AATGACGATGGCAAAACATCAGTGAGAGACCGATTCAACGCCAGACAGTTTATGTCCTGGTTACAAGACGTCGATGACAAGTTTGATAAACTAAAG ACCTGCCTTCTAATGAGGCAGCAGCACGAGGCGGCGGCCCTGAACGCTGTGCAGCGTCTGGAGTGGCAGCTCAAACTCCAGGAGCTGGACCCGGCCACGTACAAGTCCACCAGTATCTTTGAGATCCCCGAGttctacatcccgctggtggaGGTCAACGACGACTTCGACCTCACCCCGATATGA